The Bacteroidales bacterium genome segment CGGGGGTTGACGATTTTGGTTTGGGTTTACTCTTAAAAAAGCATCAAATCAAGAAAATGATTTCATCTTATGTGGGTGAAAACAAGGAGTTCGAGCGTCAGCTTTTGGAAGGTGAATTGGAAGTGGATCTGATTCCGCAAGGAACTTTGGCAGAACGTATTCGTGCCGGAGGAGCTGGAATTCCCGCATTTTTTGTTCCTGCCGGTTACGGAACAGAAGTTGCTGAAGGCAAAGAAGTCCGCGAATTTGATGGCAAAATGCATTTGCTGGAGTCTTGGCTTAAAGCCGATTTTGCTATTGTAAAAGCTTGGAAGGGCGATACCATGGGCAACCTTATTTATCGCTATACGGCTAATAATTTTAATCAGCCAATGGCAATGGCAGGTAAAATAACCATTGCCGAAGTGGAAGAATTAGTTCCTGCCGGTGAGCTCGATCCTGCTCAAATTCATACGCCTGGAATTTTTGTTCAAAGAATTTTCCAAGGTGTAGATTATGAAAAACGTATTGAGTTTGAAACGACGAGATAATTAAAATGTTTTTTTCTTGTGCTTTCGTGCCGTAGTGGAAAAATAAAACAAATCACATAGACAC includes the following:
- a CDS encoding CoA transferase subunit A, with the protein product MNKVVKNAKEAIAGMENGQTFMLGGFGLSGIPENTINALVDSGLTNLTCISNNAGVDDFGLGLLLKKHQIKKMISSYVGENKEFERQLLEGELEVDLIPQGTLAERIRAGGAGIPAFFVPAGYGTEVAEGKEVREFDGKMHLLESWLKADFAIVKAWKGDTMGNLIYRYTANNFNQPMAMAGKITIAEVEELVPAGELDPAQIHTPGIFVQRIFQGVDYEKRIEFETTR